The following coding sequences lie in one Pseudomonas syringae CC1557 genomic window:
- a CDS encoding DUF1963 domain-containing protein: MEAQTQSPYDASLRDHQAEARLETYIHKYRKTGIVLQRVYPPTAFPKVRSRLGGLPQLPQTFEWPTGVSYGEPTPMHFLAQIDCAELPRVESLMPTQGMLFFFAVNDEEQIWDTDAPRERVRVLYAPTVPADQPERPAPEHLRPIQDVNKADSPYAGPGWLLPGESGPRLHVQWSLVARRMDTWPYDMPTPEDSSRPAVAAYHQRWSELSLGAAVAATGLMPNADAIFRWERPLSQSWEFPAQWLRYQLDFPQVGIMIDRLARIAGNSRNKETRSFAADQDVLDWVEHASRLGWDNVPDKATREAFRNWIIGQIGDENEGTTITDARMGEVFTKGLLASIAYVAGSPDSARLIPSPLYRDLEGEHLPYEESYRKHADGRRYCARARVHQMLGHVPLLQGAMPDIEGEPVCLLQLAWDPAINLKFGDCGQATFWIAREDLAVQNFDRVAAVVESN; this comes from the coding sequence ATGGAAGCTCAAACACAGTCCCCTTATGACGCGAGCCTGCGCGACCACCAAGCGGAAGCCAGGCTTGAGACTTACATCCACAAGTACCGCAAAACCGGTATCGTGCTGCAACGGGTCTATCCACCCACCGCATTCCCCAAAGTACGCAGTCGGCTGGGCGGTCTGCCGCAACTGCCGCAGACTTTTGAATGGCCGACAGGTGTCAGTTACGGTGAGCCAACTCCCATGCATTTCCTCGCCCAGATCGACTGCGCGGAGTTGCCACGCGTAGAGTCGCTGATGCCAACGCAGGGCATGTTGTTTTTCTTTGCTGTAAACGACGAAGAACAGATATGGGATACAGATGCCCCCCGGGAACGCGTCCGTGTGCTGTACGCGCCAACTGTGCCAGCGGACCAGCCCGAGCGCCCGGCACCGGAACATCTGCGTCCGATTCAAGACGTGAATAAAGCGGACAGCCCATACGCTGGACCGGGGTGGCTGTTACCCGGTGAGAGTGGACCGCGCCTCCATGTGCAGTGGTCATTGGTTGCACGGCGGATGGACACTTGGCCATACGACATGCCAACGCCGGAAGACAGCTCAAGGCCAGCCGTGGCGGCCTACCACCAACGATGGTCAGAACTGAGCCTGGGAGCAGCCGTGGCGGCGACCGGGCTAATGCCCAACGCCGACGCCATTTTCCGTTGGGAGCGGCCGCTGTCCCAATCCTGGGAGTTCCCTGCCCAGTGGCTGCGCTATCAGCTTGATTTCCCCCAGGTGGGTATCATGATAGATCGCCTGGCGCGGATCGCAGGGAATTCCCGAAACAAGGAAACACGCAGTTTCGCGGCTGATCAGGATGTGCTGGACTGGGTGGAACACGCCAGTCGACTCGGCTGGGATAACGTCCCTGATAAGGCCACGAGGGAGGCCTTCCGAAACTGGATTATTGGACAGATCGGCGACGAGAATGAAGGCACCACGATCACCGATGCAAGAATGGGTGAAGTCTTCACAAAAGGTCTGCTGGCCTCTATTGCGTACGTCGCTGGCTCACCTGATTCCGCCAGGTTGATTCCATCACCGCTCTATCGTGACCTTGAAGGCGAGCACTTGCCGTATGAGGAAAGTTATCGCAAGCATGCCGATGGACGGAGGTACTGTGCCAGGGCAAGAGTCCATCAGATGTTGGGGCATGTTCCGCTTTTGCAGGGCGCCATGCCTGATATCGAGGGGGAGCCGGTATGCCTGCTGCAGCTCGCCTGGGATCCCGCCATCAACCTCAAGTTTGGGGATTGTGGCCAAGCGACTTTCTGGATCGCCAGGGAGGACCTGGCGGTCCAGAACTTTGATCGTGTGGCAGCGGTGGTTGAATCAAATTGA
- a CDS encoding ABC transporter permease, with protein sequence MSHEAAIQSNSPAMHALSRFIGLSILASLILFAVLVPLIWGVGSVEMDLTAPLSGPMHGHPLGTDELGRDMLARLAAAVGLSLGFAVFTVITAAVPGILLGILAGWTGGVIDKCLSLLAEVFLALPRLLLVLLIVVIFPGNLLAIYGAIALVLWTEYFSMTRALSRTVLASPAGSDSRQQGHRPLYVIRRHLWPELSSRLMTFSALGAASAILALATLSYLGAGVSPPTAEPGLMITQLLSYSEAAPFSFALPVFVLFLTVLSLLMIASGRRQ encoded by the coding sequence ATGAGCCACGAAGCCGCTATCCAGAGCAACTCTCCAGCGATGCATGCCCTGTCTCGCTTCATAGGATTATCCATTCTCGCATCGCTGATACTGTTTGCCGTGTTGGTGCCGTTGATCTGGGGAGTGGGCAGTGTAGAAATGGATCTCACAGCGCCGCTGTCAGGGCCCATGCATGGACATCCCCTGGGCACAGACGAACTGGGCCGTGACATGCTAGCGCGGCTAGCCGCCGCTGTAGGCTTATCGCTAGGGTTCGCTGTGTTTACTGTCATCACAGCCGCAGTACCCGGAATACTTCTGGGCATCCTTGCCGGCTGGACAGGCGGTGTCATAGATAAATGTCTCAGCCTGCTGGCCGAAGTTTTTCTGGCCCTGCCCCGATTACTGTTGGTGCTACTGATTGTCGTGATATTTCCGGGAAATCTTCTGGCGATATATGGCGCTATCGCACTGGTGCTATGGACTGAATACTTCAGCATGACACGCGCCCTTTCACGCACCGTGCTAGCTTCACCAGCAGGGTCAGACAGCCGCCAGCAGGGGCACCGTCCACTCTACGTGATACGCCGACATTTATGGCCTGAGTTGTCATCAAGACTCATGACCTTCTCCGCGCTTGGTGCTGCATCAGCCATTCTGGCTTTAGCAACACTGTCCTATTTAGGCGCCGGAGTCAGTCCTCCAACCGCCGAGCCTGGACTCATGATTACACAGCTTCTGTCTTATTCCGAGGCTGCGCCTTTCAGCTTCGCATTGCCGGTATTCGTGCTCTTCCTCACTGTACTTTCACTCTTGATGATTGCCAGCGGACGCAGACAATGA
- a CDS encoding ABC transporter permease yields the protein MIRLLSLRLLHAFVVAVLVGTLTFISIILQLRTPLSPDQSVSWLFLGWLGDVLTFDLGSSIVSGEPVLNRVAQSLGSSIPPAVGALILSLLIGPPLGIIAGLRRGGWADRTLLLLSTAIRAIPQFVLAIIFVLIFAVPMGLLPAQGHATFAHSILPTITLALGLAAVSSLAARDATLAVTSAPHYASGRLEELSAFEVFRLHGLRDIRGPIVTALGAQLVYLMEGIIVVETVFAWPGIGMELVHAIADRDSRMMQGSALGIGLMFVLLNTIVDLVNHSINSPRRNS from the coding sequence ATGATTCGCTTGTTGAGCCTTCGCCTGTTGCATGCATTCGTGGTTGCAGTGCTGGTTGGGACACTGACGTTCATATCCATAATCCTTCAGCTTCGTACGCCGTTGAGCCCTGATCAGTCTGTGTCGTGGCTTTTTCTAGGCTGGCTGGGTGACGTCCTGACTTTTGATCTCGGCAGTTCGATAGTCTCGGGGGAGCCCGTACTGAACAGGGTTGCTCAAAGTTTGGGGAGTTCAATCCCCCCGGCCGTCGGTGCGTTGATACTTTCCCTATTGATCGGGCCACCGCTTGGGATCATTGCAGGCTTGCGCAGGGGTGGATGGGCGGATCGCACGCTTTTGCTCTTGAGCACAGCAATACGCGCAATTCCGCAATTTGTGCTGGCGATTATTTTTGTATTGATCTTCGCTGTGCCCATGGGTTTGCTGCCGGCTCAAGGGCACGCAACATTCGCTCACTCAATCCTTCCAACTATCACCCTCGCTTTGGGTTTGGCAGCAGTGTCTTCGCTTGCCGCGCGAGACGCCACATTAGCAGTCACTTCAGCACCCCATTACGCCTCCGGACGACTTGAAGAACTCAGCGCATTCGAAGTATTCAGGCTGCACGGCTTACGCGATATAAGGGGCCCGATAGTCACCGCTCTCGGCGCTCAACTCGTGTATCTGATGGAAGGCATCATCGTCGTTGAGACAGTTTTTGCCTGGCCTGGAATCGGCATGGAACTGGTGCATGCTATCGCCGATCGCGACTCACGAATGATGCAGGGTAGCGCTTTGGGGATCGGGCTGATGTTCGTGCTCCTCAATACTATTGTCGACCTGGTGAACCACTCCATCAATTCTCCTCGGAGAAACTCATGA
- a CDS encoding ATP-binding response regulator gives MIQALLRMAVIATSALYTLIAYEMDDMTATRTWVILAYCFAFGIVNTGLIIRIAQKPGASTTRRMFALVVDNMAGIVTITVGGETMLPVYSVMLSMTVGYGMRYGRTYLLMSTGFALASLALIIQFTPFLQQHPAVAVMMILTMLVLPLFVYFLLSRLHIALEETQAANEAKSRFLAQASHDLRQPIHSISLFTACLRDGQLGTDERQLVDNIDRALSAVEQLFRSLLDIYTLNQGDMKPHLETIDVDALLSSLVSQNSEAANWAGVEVRLRPCRQHVRCDATLLCTLVQNLLSNAFKYAPDKPVLIGCRQHKGKLSIGVYDLGRGISAEHLPHLCNEFYRVREKRDQDIEGVGLGLSIVSRIARLLKLELSIKSRPGRGTSVIVDGLPIVPANVVAPAPDIDWNKRLLGGLRVLLIEDNHNVLQATAMLLRKWGCDVQTASAIPQTRVDCDLVITDFDLDRTASGADSIAYLREMHGRRIPAIVITGHDLQHVQQSLNDPDIPILSKPVRPAELRSLLLTFKMNQMQDVGYATPALS, from the coding sequence ATGATCCAGGCTCTATTGCGCATGGCGGTAATTGCCACCTCCGCGCTGTACACACTCATCGCCTATGAAATGGACGATATGACGGCTACGCGGACGTGGGTCATTCTGGCTTATTGCTTCGCCTTCGGTATCGTCAATACGGGGTTGATCATACGCATCGCGCAAAAGCCCGGCGCTTCAACGACGCGCAGGATGTTTGCCCTGGTGGTCGACAACATGGCCGGGATTGTCACGATTACTGTCGGGGGCGAAACGATGCTGCCCGTCTATTCAGTCATGTTGAGCATGACGGTAGGCTACGGCATGCGCTACGGGCGCACTTACCTGTTGATGTCCACCGGATTTGCCCTGGCCTCCCTGGCGCTGATCATCCAGTTCACACCTTTCCTGCAGCAACACCCTGCCGTCGCGGTAATGATGATCCTGACGATGCTGGTGCTGCCGTTATTCGTTTACTTTCTGCTCTCGCGTTTGCATATCGCGCTTGAGGAAACCCAGGCCGCGAATGAAGCCAAGTCACGCTTCCTGGCACAAGCCAGTCATGACCTGCGTCAGCCGATTCACTCCATCAGTTTGTTCACTGCCTGCCTGCGCGACGGGCAACTAGGCACTGATGAGCGTCAACTGGTCGACAACATCGACCGGGCGTTGAGCGCCGTTGAGCAACTTTTCCGCTCGTTGCTGGATATCTACACCCTCAATCAGGGCGATATGAAGCCGCATCTGGAAACCATCGATGTCGACGCGTTATTGAGTAGTCTGGTCAGTCAGAACAGTGAAGCGGCCAACTGGGCAGGCGTTGAAGTCCGACTGCGACCGTGTCGTCAACATGTTCGATGTGACGCCACGTTATTGTGCACGCTGGTGCAGAATTTACTTTCAAATGCGTTCAAATATGCGCCAGACAAACCGGTCCTGATTGGCTGCCGACAGCATAAAGGCAAGCTGAGCATTGGCGTTTATGACCTTGGCCGCGGGATATCGGCGGAACATCTACCGCACCTGTGCAATGAGTTCTATCGGGTTCGTGAAAAGCGTGATCAAGACATCGAGGGTGTCGGCCTTGGGTTAAGTATTGTCAGCCGTATTGCCCGATTGCTGAAACTGGAACTCAGCATCAAGTCACGCCCGGGCCGCGGTACATCCGTGATCGTTGACGGCCTGCCTATCGTACCCGCAAATGTAGTGGCCCCAGCGCCTGATATAGACTGGAACAAACGCCTGCTCGGAGGCTTGCGTGTGTTGCTGATTGAAGATAACCACAACGTTCTGCAAGCAACCGCAATGTTGCTGCGAAAATGGGGCTGCGATGTGCAGACCGCGTCAGCGATCCCCCAGACCCGAGTGGATTGCGACCTTGTCATCACCGACTTCGACCTTGACCGGACCGCGTCCGGTGCTGACAGCATTGCCTATCTGCGCGAAATGCACGGCAGACGGATACCCGCTATCGTGATTACCGGTCATGATTTACAGCATGTACAGCAATCACTCAACGATCCGGATATTCCGATACTGTCCAAGCCCGTACGCCCTGCTGAACTCCGCTCATTACTGCTGACTTTCAAAATGAACCAGATGCAAGACGTGGGTTACGCGACGCCTGCATTGAGCTGA
- a CDS encoding response regulator, whose product MSCRIIVADDHPLFREGMFRTIERLLPGSVIEQASNLDEVLALARSGAEVDMLFLDLHFPGLSSIQAIAELRAEFKRTSIIVVSMVDDLKTISLVMSNGADGFIGKNIDPQEIAESILAIREGEIVVKYKPGGLILDDADVKILSHLTARQKQVLSLVASGKTNKEIAKELGVSPFTVRIHVSSLLKVLGVPTRSAAAAQFSRLVIK is encoded by the coding sequence ATGTCGTGCAGAATTATCGTGGCTGACGACCACCCTCTGTTTCGTGAAGGCATGTTTCGAACCATCGAGCGACTGCTGCCCGGGTCGGTCATTGAGCAGGCCAGCAATCTCGATGAAGTGCTGGCATTGGCTCGGTCCGGTGCTGAAGTAGATATGTTATTTCTGGATCTGCATTTCCCCGGTTTGAGTTCGATTCAGGCTATCGCCGAACTGCGCGCGGAATTCAAACGCACGTCCATCATTGTGGTGTCCATGGTCGATGACCTGAAGACCATCTCCCTCGTCATGTCAAATGGCGCGGACGGGTTTATCGGCAAGAACATCGACCCCCAGGAAATTGCAGAATCCATCCTCGCTATCCGCGAAGGTGAGATTGTCGTCAAATACAAACCCGGCGGGTTGATCCTTGACGATGCTGACGTGAAGATTCTCAGCCACCTGACAGCTCGCCAGAAGCAGGTCCTGAGTCTGGTGGCCTCTGGCAAAACCAACAAGGAAATCGCCAAGGAACTGGGTGTGTCACCTTTTACTGTACGCATCCATGTTTCCAGTCTGCTCAAGGTACTGGGCGTGCCGACACGTTCAGCGGCCGCAGCTCAGTTTTCCCGTCTGGTCATCAAGTAA
- a CDS encoding YfaP family protein, with the protein MCCVLVLTFVWGSTASAESSSALTEPVGGWRYNGLLDRSEAPRVAYPTPPIDRGEQRSRTMIEGQIKALGKQRGPNVLAVNGNPLNLYTDEQGRFARPYAFGAGSNSVEVRSAEGKSLKRVQFYEANNQRTPARIRVVLGWDDPNAELDLHIVTPDGQHAFFAHPVLTNGGGLDTDSVDGPGPEMFTMTAPLQGTYLIYVNYWGNYSSGGGYNFDEASNEKEVITSQINLVLNENTVNEKRETFIVPLRGIGDLLLVKTFNY; encoded by the coding sequence GTGTGTTGTGTGCTGGTGCTCACTTTTGTATGGGGGAGTACGGCTAGCGCCGAGTCATCCTCTGCGCTCACGGAACCTGTGGGCGGCTGGCGTTACAACGGCCTTCTGGACCGAAGTGAAGCACCGCGAGTCGCGTACCCGACGCCTCCCATCGACCGCGGTGAGCAGCGCAGTCGCACCATGATCGAGGGCCAGATCAAGGCCCTTGGCAAGCAACGCGGCCCCAATGTTCTCGCGGTCAACGGCAACCCTTTGAACCTTTACACCGATGAGCAGGGGCGCTTTGCTCGGCCATACGCCTTTGGTGCGGGGTCCAACAGTGTTGAAGTGCGCAGCGCCGAAGGCAAATCCCTCAAACGCGTGCAGTTTTACGAAGCCAATAACCAGCGCACGCCAGCACGCATTCGAGTCGTGCTGGGATGGGATGATCCAAATGCCGAGCTCGACTTGCACATCGTTACGCCCGACGGCCAGCACGCGTTCTTCGCCCATCCGGTGCTGACCAACGGCGGCGGTCTGGATACCGACAGCGTGGATGGACCTGGCCCCGAGATGTTCACCATGACTGCGCCGCTGCAGGGCACCTACCTGATTTACGTGAATTACTGGGGCAACTACAGCAGTGGCGGCGGTTACAACTTCGATGAAGCCAGTAACGAAAAGGAAGTGATCACTTCGCAGATAAACCTGGTGCTCAACGAAAATACTGTCAATGAAAAACGCGAGACATTCATCGTGCCTTTGCGTGGCATCGGTGACCTGCTCTTGGTCAAAACATTCAACTATTGA
- a CDS encoding DUF2138 domain-containing protein — MSDNSTSATSEPTGTPVVKPVRRWPLLLGGLCVVAGVAGAMGWLMLKPKGPMVEIASDKLHLSRPDGLLETTSLSQLPKDLLAVPFLKDTLTEDFVFYYETHTDRLGLIGSLRRIIYEYELTLQDTLIEQLLDQPADIALWRGKDGRLKDFLMVIDRGGMAKMLEQLVKVLYDPQLSEIGVVKIGSDEVPLYLLNYNASKSLAFASYGDKLVVVSNPNKIAGRDSTLYGQAPSSLSQPLGQEDGKSAPESGSISPEALAALLNGEKLFTEAFGLQPRAPQVKQRLSVNASVLAMGYQRFIPNFAGLRFEMDEKGWHSFLAMNETEHQPGFDFNPIWQAMPIGASACVALPLAAAQQKPLLVKLGAEETVAQALTAHISDAAGLCWYADSRLYTPLLVAHLTDKNSASLDGDLGKLFGSMVGSYEANTEGHVFPVVEKQQGDTHQWQRQVSTRFGPYLAREAENPDAVSGNAFMKVSLARHGSTLLFSLDDQLLDKAVGTLDKRFPPLADVLPADQLVPVYFNPNAIAQLLQQETLGSLPKDMEPVFYNAAQTHLIPKLQKLGGYGKYALTLPQGTEPDGRWQWLPLEWKPL, encoded by the coding sequence ATGAGCGATAACTCGACTTCAGCGACTTCCGAGCCAACCGGCACGCCCGTCGTAAAACCTGTCCGACGCTGGCCATTGCTGTTGGGCGGGCTGTGTGTGGTCGCCGGTGTTGCCGGTGCAATGGGTTGGCTGATGCTCAAACCCAAGGGGCCGATGGTCGAAATTGCCAGTGACAAACTGCACTTGAGCCGTCCGGATGGTTTGCTGGAAACCACATCTTTGAGCCAGTTGCCCAAGGATTTGCTGGCGGTACCGTTCCTTAAGGACACACTCACCGAAGATTTCGTTTTTTATTACGAAACCCATACTGATCGCCTTGGATTGATCGGTAGCCTGCGCAGAATCATCTACGAATATGAGCTGACATTGCAGGACACCCTGATTGAGCAACTCCTTGATCAGCCTGCGGACATCGCGCTGTGGCGCGGCAAGGACGGGCGACTCAAAGACTTCCTTATGGTCATTGATCGTGGCGGCATGGCCAAGATGCTGGAGCAATTGGTCAAAGTGCTCTATGACCCGCAACTGAGCGAAATCGGTGTGGTGAAGATCGGTTCCGATGAGGTTCCGCTCTATCTTTTGAATTACAACGCAAGCAAGTCGCTGGCGTTCGCCTCCTATGGCGACAAGCTGGTAGTAGTGTCAAACCCGAACAAAATCGCGGGGCGTGATTCGACCCTGTATGGGCAGGCGCCGTCCAGCCTGAGTCAGCCTCTGGGGCAGGAAGACGGAAAGTCTGCCCCGGAGTCGGGCAGTATTTCGCCCGAAGCCCTCGCCGCATTACTCAATGGCGAAAAACTGTTTACCGAGGCATTTGGGCTGCAGCCGCGCGCGCCGCAGGTCAAGCAACGGCTGTCGGTCAACGCCAGTGTTCTGGCCATGGGGTATCAGCGCTTTATTCCGAACTTCGCTGGCCTGCGTTTCGAAATGGACGAGAAGGGCTGGCACAGCTTTCTGGCGATGAACGAAACCGAGCATCAGCCAGGTTTTGATTTCAATCCGATCTGGCAAGCGATGCCCATAGGTGCCAGCGCGTGTGTGGCTTTGCCCCTAGCGGCCGCGCAACAAAAGCCATTGCTGGTAAAGCTCGGAGCAGAAGAGACGGTTGCGCAGGCGCTCACTGCGCACATCTCTGATGCAGCGGGTCTTTGCTGGTATGCCGATTCACGTTTGTACACGCCGTTGCTGGTTGCTCATCTGACCGACAAGAACAGCGCCAGCCTAGATGGTGATCTGGGCAAGCTGTTCGGTTCCATGGTCGGCTCCTACGAGGCAAATACCGAAGGTCATGTGTTCCCGGTAGTGGAGAAGCAGCAGGGCGACACTCATCAATGGCAGCGACAGGTCAGCACCCGTTTTGGTCCGTATCTGGCCAGAGAGGCGGAAAACCCTGACGCGGTCAGCGGCAATGCGTTCATGAAGGTCAGTCTGGCGCGGCACGGTTCGACACTGCTGTTCTCCTTGGACGACCAACTTTTGGACAAAGCCGTCGGCACCCTCGACAAACGGTTCCCGCCGCTGGCTGACGTGTTGCCGGCCGATCAACTGGTTCCGGTCTATTTCAACCCGAATGCCATTGCGCAACTCCTGCAACAGGAAACTCTGGGCAGTCTGCCCAAGGACATGGAGCCGGTTTTTTACAACGCCGCGCAGACGCATCTGATCCCGAAATTGCAGAAACTCGGTGGGTACGGCAAGTACGCACTGACGCTGCCGCAAGGCACTGAACCCGATGGTCGATGGCAGTGGTTGCCATTGGAGTGGAAGCCGCTGTGA
- a CDS encoding DUF1175 domain-containing protein produces the protein MAVVAIGVEAAVIALGRGLALLAILLGSPAFASQIPALDAQQSQVFRAWFVRIAQEQLAQGPSPRWYQQDCAGLVRFASNEALKVHDDKWLLSNGLSNRYLPPEMQLSDAQRGLAQQWQQGNGQTGPYVNAIKLIQFNSHLVGRDMAQARPGDLMFFDQGDDQHLMIWMGRYIAYHTGTTTPTDNGMRSASLQQLMTWKDTRWIPDAANPNFIGVYRLNFLSQ, from the coding sequence ATGGCAGTGGTTGCCATTGGAGTGGAAGCCGCTGTGATTGCTCTGGGGCGAGGCCTTGCTCTGCTGGCGATACTGCTCGGCAGTCCCGCGTTTGCCAGTCAGATTCCAGCGCTCGACGCGCAGCAGTCTCAGGTATTTCGTGCCTGGTTTGTACGCATTGCTCAGGAACAACTGGCCCAAGGCCCCAGCCCGCGTTGGTATCAGCAGGATTGCGCGGGCTTGGTGCGCTTTGCCAGCAACGAAGCACTGAAGGTTCACGACGACAAATGGCTGCTCAGTAATGGTTTGTCCAATCGTTACCTGCCGCCCGAGATGCAATTGAGCGACGCTCAGCGGGGGCTCGCCCAGCAATGGCAGCAAGGCAACGGACAAACCGGCCCCTACGTGAATGCGATCAAACTGATTCAGTTCAACAGTCATCTGGTAGGGCGCGACATGGCTCAGGCCCGACCCGGTGACCTGATGTTTTTCGATCAGGGCGATGACCAGCACCTGATGATCTGGATGGGTCGCTACATCGCCTATCACACCGGCACCACGACACCCACCGACAACGGCATGCGCTCGGCAAGCTTGCAGCAACTCATGACATGGAAGGACACCCGATGGATACCCGACGCTGCCAACCCGAATTTTATCGGCGTCTATCGACTCAACTTTCTCTCCCAATGA